From one Luteolibacter sp. SL250 genomic stretch:
- a CDS encoding DUF1592 domain-containing protein, with protein MRSFLTILLLLPAVSSADDFTNNAQPLLKKYCYDCHSENKQKGGIQVDHLKTTLDAYQYHRFLENIAHAVEAGTMPPKDDVDDDEIPSDDERKKLIKEIHSAQEKLVHGDFPRNPGRPIVRRLNRNEYNYSVRDLFGVNFFPGREFPADGAGGEGFDNVGDALFVPPVLMEKYLAASKKIIDDIYVKPDLLARLLVAKPSEKVTPQDAAKNVLKYNASLVFRRMATDEDISSMLALAEKNLSEGRPFDESLKAPLQSLLMHPAFLFRSEADQPGKAEWKIDNFELATRLSYFLWSSTPDRQLLKLASEGKLSDNAVLAQQVERLLNDPRSEAVARHFAGQWLGFDEVREVADPDTKRFPSFTPTLRTAMYRESVDFFNHLIRENRPVTDLIDANYTFANEELARHYGIPGVSGTQLQKVVLTDRNRGGVIGQASILVTTSVPLRTSPVKRGKWILDSLLGTPPPPPPPDAGVLPGDDKSPEGLTFRQQLEKHRDQPNCAGCHAKIDPLGFGLENFDAVGRWRSTDANGKPVDSKAELPGGLGFSTPSELKKILLESDELFLRNIARKMLAYSLGRPLEYYDEPVVSDLVKTLRANELKIRPLIQAIVLSHPFQNRSAKR; from the coding sequence GTGCGTTCTTTCCTCACCATCCTCCTCCTGCTGCCGGCCGTCTCCTCCGCGGATGACTTCACGAACAACGCGCAACCGTTGCTGAAGAAGTACTGCTACGACTGCCACAGCGAGAACAAGCAGAAGGGCGGCATCCAGGTGGACCACCTGAAGACCACGCTGGACGCCTACCAGTACCACCGCTTCCTGGAAAACATCGCCCATGCGGTGGAGGCGGGCACCATGCCGCCGAAAGACGATGTGGATGACGACGAGATCCCCAGCGACGATGAGCGGAAGAAGCTCATCAAGGAGATCCACAGCGCCCAGGAAAAGCTGGTCCATGGCGACTTCCCGAGGAATCCGGGACGCCCGATCGTGCGACGGCTCAACCGCAACGAATACAACTACTCGGTCCGTGACCTGTTCGGCGTGAACTTTTTCCCCGGCCGGGAATTTCCAGCCGATGGAGCGGGTGGCGAGGGCTTTGACAATGTGGGCGACGCCCTTTTCGTGCCACCGGTGCTGATGGAGAAGTATCTGGCCGCATCCAAAAAGATCATCGACGACATCTACGTGAAGCCGGACCTACTGGCCCGCCTGCTGGTGGCGAAGCCGTCCGAGAAAGTCACCCCGCAGGACGCGGCGAAGAACGTGCTGAAATACAACGCCAGCCTGGTGTTCCGCCGCATGGCGACGGACGAGGACATCTCCTCCATGCTGGCGCTGGCGGAGAAGAACCTGTCCGAAGGCCGCCCTTTCGACGAGTCCCTGAAGGCTCCGCTCCAGTCCCTGCTGATGCACCCCGCTTTCCTGTTCCGGTCGGAAGCCGACCAACCGGGAAAGGCCGAGTGGAAGATCGACAACTTCGAGCTGGCGACCCGCCTTTCGTATTTCCTCTGGTCCTCCACCCCGGACCGCCAGTTGCTGAAGCTGGCGTCCGAAGGGAAGCTGTCCGACAACGCGGTGCTGGCCCAGCAGGTGGAGCGGTTGCTCAACGACCCGCGGTCGGAGGCGGTCGCCCGCCACTTCGCCGGGCAGTGGCTGGGCTTCGACGAGGTGCGGGAGGTGGCGGACCCGGACACAAAGCGGTTCCCCTCCTTCACGCCCACCCTGCGGACGGCGATGTACCGGGAGTCGGTCGATTTCTTCAACCACCTGATCCGGGAGAACCGCCCGGTGACCGACCTCATCGACGCGAACTACACCTTCGCCAACGAGGAACTGGCCAGGCACTACGGCATCCCCGGCGTGTCCGGGACACAGTTGCAGAAGGTGGTGCTGACGGACCGCAACCGCGGCGGCGTCATCGGCCAGGCGTCCATCCTGGTCACCACCTCCGTGCCGCTGCGCACCAGCCCGGTGAAGCGCGGCAAGTGGATCCTGGACAGCCTGCTGGGCACCCCTCCCCCGCCACCACCACCGGACGCCGGTGTGCTGCCCGGAGATGACAAGTCCCCGGAGGGCCTGACCTTCCGCCAGCAACTGGAGAAGCACCGCGACCAGCCGAACTGCGCGGGCTGCCACGCGAAGATCGACCCGCTGGGCTTCGGGCTGGAGAATTTCGACGCGGTGGGCCGCTGGCGTTCCACCGACGCGAACGGCAAGCCGGTCGATTCCAAAGCGGAGCTGCCCGGAGGTTTGGGCTTTTCCACCCCCTCGGAATTGAAGAAGATCCTGCTGGAATCCGACGAACTCTTCCTCCGCAACATCGCCCGCAAGATGCTCGCCTACTCCCTGGGACGGCCATTGGAATATTACGACGAACCGGTCGTATCCGACCTGGTCAAAACCCTGCGGGCAAATGAACTCAAGATCCGTCCGCTGATCCAGGCCATCGTGCTTTCCCATCCTTTCCAGAACCGCTCCGCGAAACGCTGA
- the dgt gene encoding dGTP triphosphohydrolase, which yields MLNRFYGAFDTERQFKAGDPADYRTPFQIDRDRVLHTPTFRRLQNKTQVFWSGEYDFYRTRLTHSLEVAQIGKAICHWLLAGKEGPLSADFFIDPDLVEAICLSHDLGHPPFGHAGERSLNFFMRDHGGFEGNAQTLRLLTERIFSAKRTGMDPTRAFLDGVLKYKSLWSELKKDDGTPPEHHFIYDHQHVFLDWAMGGNDFPAEYTPGKARDAFKSIECQIMDWADDTAYSLNDLSDSVRAGFLSIAKIEAWAEQNGHPTDPGTPLGELTKAIRARKVDPFVGSRIGKYIRSTHLVEDNNFMSGTTNRYKYRLEIDPEMRAESKVFKKLAFEVVFLSPQLKQLEHKGSRVLRQLWDVLAERYIAGQPIDGQFFQLLPADTAEEIRSAADEATRARLVCDFLAGMTDGYAVRTYKRLFMPDFGSIGDLVG from the coding sequence ATGTTGAACCGGTTTTACGGAGCTTTTGACACGGAGCGGCAGTTCAAGGCGGGCGACCCCGCGGACTACCGCACGCCCTTCCAGATCGACCGGGACCGGGTGCTGCACACGCCCACCTTCCGCCGCCTGCAGAACAAGACGCAGGTCTTCTGGAGCGGGGAGTATGACTTCTACCGCACACGGCTCACCCACTCGCTGGAGGTCGCGCAGATCGGCAAGGCGATCTGCCACTGGCTGCTGGCAGGAAAAGAGGGACCGCTCTCCGCGGACTTCTTCATCGACCCGGACCTGGTGGAGGCCATCTGCCTTTCCCACGACCTGGGCCACCCGCCGTTCGGCCATGCCGGGGAACGCTCGCTGAATTTCTTCATGCGCGACCACGGCGGCTTCGAGGGCAACGCGCAGACGCTGCGCCTGCTGACGGAGCGCATCTTTTCCGCGAAGCGGACCGGCATGGATCCCACCCGCGCCTTTCTGGACGGCGTGCTGAAATACAAGTCCCTGTGGAGCGAGCTGAAGAAAGACGACGGCACCCCTCCGGAGCACCACTTCATCTACGACCATCAGCATGTCTTCCTGGACTGGGCCATGGGCGGGAATGACTTCCCGGCGGAATACACCCCGGGCAAGGCGCGGGATGCCTTCAAGTCCATCGAGTGCCAGATCATGGACTGGGCGGATGACACCGCCTACTCCCTCAACGACCTGTCCGACAGTGTCCGCGCCGGATTCCTCAGCATCGCCAAGATCGAGGCATGGGCGGAACAGAACGGGCACCCCACGGATCCCGGCACGCCGCTGGGTGAACTGACAAAGGCCATCCGCGCGCGGAAGGTCGATCCGTTTGTCGGCAGCCGCATCGGGAAATACATCCGCTCCACCCACCTGGTGGAGGACAACAACTTCATGAGCGGCACGACGAACCGCTACAAATACCGCCTGGAGATCGACCCGGAGATGCGGGCGGAGTCGAAGGTCTTCAAGAAGCTGGCCTTCGAGGTGGTGTTCCTATCCCCGCAGCTCAAGCAACTGGAGCACAAGGGCAGCCGCGTGCTGCGACAGCTATGGGACGTGCTGGCGGAACGCTACATCGCCGGACAACCCATCGACGGCCAGTTTTTCCAGCTCCTGCCTGCGGACACGGCGGAGGAAATCCGGAGCGCGGCCGACGAAGCAACGCGCGCCCGGCTGGTGTGCGACTTCCTCGCCGGCATGACGGACGGCTATGCCGTGCGCACCTACAAGCGGCTGTTCATGCCGGACTTCGGCTCCATCGGGGATCTGGTGGGGTGA
- a CDS encoding DUF1552 domain-containing protein yields the protein MANIQTNRWHLQRRTFLKGIGATLALPALEAMRPVMAAGTCGGHPIRMAMLYMPNGVRPDRWTPEGSGDKFKLSPILSPLEAHRDDILVMTGLQNKNSFGGDGHYVKTGGWLTGTTITKTTGSDINAGGVSMDQLAAQQIGQTCKLPSLELGTESVVSGIDTNVNYTRLYASHISWKAPTVPLPCEINPRVAFDRLFRTKSHNGQKQEADQKSVLDLVREDAKRLQNKLGQSDKQKLDQYLDSIREVERRIEQEAKSLGAGENLSPELAKHLGDLDARISKAMGKASREEELHSLPRFDHGEHSRIMLDLIVLGFWSDSTRVSTFMFGNDVTGRNFSFVDGVNGGHHDLSHHSNDAAKLDQYERINRWHIEQYAYMLDRMKQIKEGDGNLLDNSMVVFGSPIRDGNAHDPKNVPVVLAGKGGNQIKTGRHLEFDSGTPLCSLWLSMLAKAGVKEHSFADATTALRGV from the coding sequence ATGGCCAACATCCAGACCAACCGCTGGCACCTGCAACGCCGCACCTTCCTCAAAGGCATCGGCGCGACCCTCGCCCTCCCCGCACTGGAGGCCATGCGTCCCGTGATGGCGGCCGGCACCTGCGGCGGACACCCCATCCGCATGGCCATGCTCTATATGCCCAACGGCGTGCGTCCGGACCGCTGGACTCCGGAAGGCAGCGGCGACAAGTTCAAGCTCTCCCCCATCCTCTCGCCGCTGGAGGCACACCGGGATGACATCCTGGTCATGACCGGCCTGCAGAACAAAAACTCGTTCGGCGGCGACGGCCACTATGTGAAAACCGGCGGCTGGCTCACCGGTACCACCATCACCAAGACCACCGGCTCCGACATCAATGCGGGCGGCGTTTCCATGGACCAACTCGCCGCGCAGCAGATCGGCCAGACCTGCAAGCTGCCCTCCCTGGAGCTGGGCACGGAGTCCGTCGTCTCCGGCATCGACACCAACGTCAACTACACCCGCCTCTACGCCTCCCACATTTCCTGGAAGGCACCGACGGTCCCGCTGCCGTGCGAGATCAACCCGCGTGTCGCCTTCGACCGGCTGTTCCGCACGAAATCCCACAACGGCCAGAAACAGGAAGCGGACCAGAAGTCCGTGCTCGATCTCGTCCGCGAGGACGCAAAGCGCCTGCAGAACAAGCTGGGCCAGTCCGACAAGCAGAAGCTCGACCAATACCTCGACTCCATCCGCGAGGTGGAGCGCCGCATCGAACAGGAAGCGAAGTCGCTCGGCGCCGGTGAGAACCTCTCCCCGGAACTGGCGAAGCACCTGGGCGATCTGGACGCCCGCATTTCCAAGGCCATGGGCAAGGCCTCCCGCGAGGAGGAACTGCACTCGCTGCCGCGCTTCGACCACGGCGAACATTCCCGCATCATGCTGGATCTCATCGTGCTCGGCTTCTGGTCGGACAGCACCCGGGTCTCCACCTTCATGTTCGGCAACGACGTGACCGGCCGGAACTTCTCCTTCGTCGATGGTGTGAACGGAGGCCACCACGACCTTTCCCACCACTCGAACGATGCGGCGAAGCTCGACCAGTACGAGCGGATCAACCGCTGGCACATCGAGCAATACGCCTACATGCTGGACCGCATGAAGCAGATCAAGGAAGGCGACGGCAACCTGCTGGACAACTCCATGGTCGTGTTCGGCTCACCCATCCGTGACGGCAACGCGCACGACCCGAAGAACGTGCCCGTGGTGCTGGCCGGAAAAGGCGGCAACCAGATCAAGACCGGCCGCCACCTGGAGTTCGACTCCGGGACCCCGCTCTGCTCGCTCTGGCTGTCCATGCTGGCGAAGGCCGGCGTGAAGGAACATTCCTTCGCGGACGCCACCACCGCGCTGCGCGGGGTGTGA
- a CDS encoding PEP-CTERM sorting domain-containing protein (PEP-CTERM proteins occur, often in large numbers, in the proteomes of bacteria that also encode an exosortase, a predicted intramembrane cysteine proteinase. The presence of a PEP-CTERM domain at a protein's C-terminus predicts cleavage within the sorting domain, followed by covalent anchoring to some some component of the (usually Gram-negative) cell surface. Many PEP-CTERM proteins exhibit an unusual sequence composition that includes large numbers of potential glycosylation sites. Expression of one such protein has been shown restore the ability of a bacterium to form floc, a type of biofilm.), which translates to MKHFPTLSSRRALLPPLAALSFLAAGPAHAVLLIADFNDISAGTPVNKAGGTGFSGNWSGSASSNIIAGDLTSTLYNVPQTGTAQALRNGNNGGVRQNFRTVANSPTGEIWFSFLTRTMTSADETDTESAGISLNPANTGTPFNDRGDYYIQMTGGTLVYSFGAGTAGSQVISSTPGVASDKISLIVGRLTINAGGAADAVSLWVDPDLIANSDISAYTPAYSSTTINMADTITRLGAISYQNADPGLTGGTLDNIRFSDGAGDAAQAFYDVTGVPEPSGLALALLGAGGFLARRRR; encoded by the coding sequence ATGAAGCATTTCCCGACCCTGTCCTCCCGCCGTGCCCTTCTGCCACCCCTGGCCGCCCTCTCCTTTCTCGCGGCAGGCCCGGCGCACGCGGTCCTGCTCATCGCGGATTTCAATGACATCTCCGCGGGCACTCCGGTGAACAAGGCCGGTGGCACCGGCTTCTCCGGAAACTGGAGCGGATCCGCCTCCAGCAACATCATCGCCGGGGACCTCACCTCCACCCTCTACAACGTGCCGCAGACCGGCACCGCCCAGGCCCTCCGGAATGGCAACAACGGAGGCGTCCGCCAGAACTTCCGGACGGTGGCCAACTCCCCGACCGGAGAAATCTGGTTTTCGTTCCTGACCCGCACCATGACCTCCGCGGACGAAACGGACACCGAAAGCGCGGGCATTTCACTGAACCCCGCAAATACAGGCACCCCGTTCAATGATCGCGGCGACTACTACATCCAGATGACCGGCGGCACGCTGGTCTATTCCTTCGGGGCTGGCACGGCGGGTTCCCAGGTCATTTCCTCCACTCCCGGGGTCGCGTCGGACAAGATCTCCCTCATCGTCGGGCGGCTGACGATCAACGCCGGGGGAGCGGCGGACGCCGTCAGCCTGTGGGTGGATCCGGACCTGATCGCCAACAGCGATATCAGCGCCTACACCCCGGCCTACTCCAGCACTACCATCAACATGGCTGACACCATCACCCGGCTCGGCGCGATCAGCTATCAGAATGCCGATCCCGGACTGACCGGTGGCACGCTGGACAACATCCGTTTCAGTGACGGGGCTGGGGATGCCGCACAGGCATTTTACGACGTGACCGGCGTGCCGGAGCCATCCGGCCTCGCGCTGGCCCTGCTGGGTGCCGGCGGATTCCTCGCCCGGCGCAGGAGATAA
- a CDS encoding DUF4407 domain-containing protein has translation MHAIKRAFFWLSGAGTHTLEQCPNWEQRKYVAFGATVLVPCMFAFIACAYALSTLTDNARVIYPVAAVWAFIILTIDRALLAGYRPYLSFMRKGAQFCLRLLVAILMGITIAHPLVLLLFRDTVSSVIEKDRAAEIEIVRTGFEKEKEKVRGNITKLEAAIAEQRQKWNESFQAKFILQENENADAAIPGLTAEQQKELKAAIDEGTAPFRERLTVVDKQFEELSPQYAKLQTELGFWQAEFERELNGQRSGLSGEGPRARSIRADQLEPRREESKRMGALLEHLTAEKANLQTQSRQAEATAIAGFEAKLAEIEKANQAEADRVAALKQKVEQDQAEQFVTQQNGLRETIKLQIDSRIKELEVVQGELTAVVAEESDRLAAIRAEPRKDILTQTLALHALFEAGNEGGQFAFYTYIILTALFMLVDTIPLIVKFFTKPGPYDSLVDRDEISFDSEHKAYKQSRSRYMEQLSSGNLIAVTRNQRLEHALVDGVEHTRAAREFLDSLIEMERAFADKMKMEEQNIGIAESHKREALEAIKQRFYADLNHRMEVFFSARHA, from the coding sequence ATGCACGCCATCAAACGCGCCTTCTTCTGGCTCTCCGGAGCCGGTACCCACACTCTCGAACAATGCCCGAACTGGGAGCAGCGGAAGTATGTCGCCTTTGGTGCGACTGTGCTCGTCCCGTGCATGTTCGCGTTCATCGCCTGCGCCTACGCGCTCTCCACGCTGACGGATAATGCGCGGGTGATCTACCCGGTGGCGGCGGTGTGGGCCTTCATCATCCTCACCATCGACCGCGCCCTGCTGGCGGGTTACCGGCCATACCTTTCCTTCATGCGGAAGGGAGCGCAGTTCTGCCTGCGCCTGCTGGTGGCCATTCTCATGGGCATCACCATCGCCCACCCGCTGGTCCTGCTGCTGTTCCGGGACACCGTTTCCTCGGTGATCGAGAAGGACCGCGCGGCGGAGATCGAGATCGTCCGCACCGGCTTTGAGAAGGAGAAGGAAAAGGTCCGCGGCAACATCACCAAACTGGAAGCCGCCATCGCCGAACAACGGCAGAAGTGGAACGAGTCCTTCCAGGCGAAGTTCATCCTCCAGGAAAATGAGAACGCTGACGCCGCCATCCCAGGCCTGACGGCGGAGCAGCAGAAGGAACTGAAGGCGGCGATCGACGAAGGAACCGCGCCATTCCGCGAGCGGCTCACCGTGGTGGACAAGCAATTCGAGGAACTCAGCCCGCAGTATGCGAAGCTCCAGACGGAGCTGGGATTCTGGCAGGCGGAGTTCGAGCGGGAGTTGAACGGCCAGCGTTCCGGACTGTCCGGGGAGGGGCCGCGCGCCCGCTCCATCCGCGCGGACCAGCTTGAACCGCGCCGGGAGGAATCAAAGCGCATGGGTGCGCTGCTGGAGCACCTGACCGCTGAGAAAGCGAACCTCCAGACCCAGTCGCGCCAGGCGGAGGCCACGGCCATCGCCGGATTCGAAGCGAAGCTCGCGGAGATCGAGAAGGCGAACCAGGCGGAGGCCGACCGTGTCGCCGCCCTCAAGCAGAAGGTGGAGCAGGACCAGGCGGAGCAATTCGTCACCCAGCAGAACGGTCTGCGGGAAACCATCAAGCTGCAGATCGACAGCCGGATCAAGGAACTGGAGGTCGTACAGGGGGAGCTGACCGCCGTGGTGGCGGAGGAGTCCGACCGTCTGGCCGCCATCCGGGCGGAGCCGCGGAAGGACATCCTGACCCAGACCTTGGCCCTGCATGCGTTGTTCGAAGCCGGGAACGAGGGCGGTCAGTTCGCCTTCTACACCTACATCATCCTCACCGCCCTTTTCATGCTGGTGGATACCATCCCGCTCATCGTGAAGTTTTTCACGAAACCGGGGCCGTATGACTCGCTGGTGGACCGGGATGAGATTTCCTTCGACTCCGAGCACAAGGCCTACAAGCAGAGCCGCAGCCGCTACATGGAACAGCTCTCCAGCGGCAACCTCATCGCCGTCACCCGCAACCAGCGGCTGGAACACGCGCTGGTCGATGGCGTGGAACACACCCGCGCCGCCCGCGAGTTCCTGGATTCACTCATCGAGATGGAGCGTGCCTTCGCCGATAAGATGAAGATGGAGGAACAGAACATCGGCATCGCGGAAAGCCACAAGCGCGAAGCGCTGGAGGCCATCAAGCAACGCTTCTACGCCGACCTCAACCACCGCATGGAGGTCTTCTTCAGCGCGCGCCACGCGTGA
- a CDS encoding amidase family protein — MQIKKLLPGSGPMLMAGLASLALIPQVEARRTTGEAAPTTTPSSDAPVEDVVMFQLENATIEDIQTAMKEGSLTSVELVNLYLRRMQAYNESSTISPVAPLNSVLFLNPDVLEDAAQADRLRKQGIVLGPLHGIPFLVKGSIPIRDMPLSGGVTAWRNVISNGDAWCVEKLRQAGAVVMGHANMDSWASSATNSTSQIAGSVRSAYLQGALPGGSSGGSGVSSGAYLTNFTFGGETGGSIRNPGDRSGLVAYKVSGGSISVNKIIPLVPERDVIGPMTRSALDNAIVRDVVGVKDPADPWAPILPILEDRRKLPETGYTAAVKTATLAGKKIGVIGTYVGLPHPNPGMGATSNTTTVQTTTPATKALIDQMMVDMRAAGASIDFVYMPPAVSTTYPLGEGAPTLALNGAYSNHVASYVYRSVIEAAISRPDYTYSQNAEAVLATAALTSNISSTRRAMMYLLNGQTGTYGPGEAISFDSAPGREHYEARKLQKNAFEGWLDSTGLDAVVWPMWPNKSRTSGSIIGRDLVNFMHLPSVTVPIGKLTQSATSTLPEGDEPLTMDITGRLFDDVKVLAIAKAYESVTKHRYSPPLAPPISGEVFDYKRQAKKPYVRDFKAPVLTASTTATYGRNNTMILSGTVADANGIDRLEVSLAGQLVSAVVEGNTWTAVLPGDAAANVFLANATSVDVLVLAVDPAGNATSAKVNVTL; from the coding sequence ATGCAGATCAAGAAACTACTCCCGGGCTCCGGCCCCATGCTGATGGCAGGTCTCGCCAGCCTTGCCCTCATTCCCCAAGTTGAAGCCCGCCGGACGACGGGTGAAGCGGCACCCACCACCACCCCGTCCTCGGATGCGCCGGTCGAAGACGTGGTCATGTTCCAGCTTGAGAACGCGACCATCGAGGACATCCAGACCGCGATGAAGGAAGGTTCCCTAACCTCCGTGGAGCTGGTGAACCTCTACCTGCGCCGGATGCAGGCCTACAACGAGTCCAGCACCATCTCCCCGGTGGCCCCGCTGAACTCCGTGCTCTTCCTGAACCCGGACGTGCTGGAGGACGCGGCCCAGGCGGACCGCCTGCGGAAGCAGGGGATCGTCCTCGGACCTCTCCATGGCATCCCGTTCCTGGTGAAGGGCTCCATCCCGATCCGTGACATGCCGCTCTCCGGCGGTGTGACCGCCTGGCGGAACGTCATTTCCAACGGCGACGCCTGGTGCGTCGAGAAGCTGCGCCAGGCCGGCGCGGTGGTCATGGGCCATGCGAACATGGACAGTTGGGCCAGCTCCGCGACCAACTCCACCTCCCAGATCGCCGGTTCGGTGCGCAGCGCCTATCTGCAGGGTGCGCTTCCCGGTGGTTCCTCCGGTGGTTCCGGTGTTTCGTCCGGCGCCTATCTCACGAATTTCACCTTCGGTGGTGAGACGGGTGGTTCCATCCGCAACCCGGGCGACCGCAGCGGCCTGGTGGCCTACAAGGTCAGCGGCGGCTCCATTTCCGTGAACAAGATCATCCCGCTCGTCCCGGAGCGCGACGTCATCGGGCCGATGACCCGCAGCGCCCTGGACAACGCCATCGTCCGTGACGTGGTGGGCGTGAAAGATCCGGCCGACCCATGGGCGCCGATCCTGCCGATCCTCGAGGACCGCCGCAAGCTGCCTGAGACCGGCTACACCGCCGCGGTGAAGACCGCCACGCTCGCCGGAAAAAAGATCGGCGTCATCGGCACCTACGTCGGACTCCCGCACCCGAACCCGGGGATGGGCGCGACCTCGAACACCACCACGGTCCAGACCACCACTCCGGCCACCAAGGCCCTCATCGACCAGATGATGGTGGACATGCGCGCCGCCGGTGCATCGATCGACTTCGTCTACATGCCGCCCGCGGTCAGCACCACCTACCCGCTGGGTGAAGGTGCCCCGACGCTGGCGCTGAACGGCGCCTACAGCAACCACGTCGCCTCCTACGTCTACCGCAGCGTGATCGAAGCGGCCATCAGCCGTCCCGACTACACCTACAGCCAGAACGCGGAAGCCGTGCTCGCCACCGCCGCCCTGACGTCCAACATCAGCTCCACCCGCCGGGCGATGATGTATCTCCTCAACGGGCAGACCGGCACTTACGGTCCCGGCGAGGCGATCTCCTTCGACTCCGCCCCCGGCCGCGAGCACTACGAGGCTCGGAAGCTCCAGAAGAACGCCTTCGAAGGCTGGCTGGACTCCACCGGGCTCGACGCCGTGGTTTGGCCGATGTGGCCGAACAAGTCGCGCACCAGCGGCTCGATCATCGGCCGTGACCTGGTCAACTTCATGCACCTGCCGTCCGTCACCGTGCCCATCGGCAAGCTGACCCAGTCCGCGACCTCCACGCTGCCTGAGGGCGACGAGCCGCTGACCATGGACATCACCGGCCGTCTGTTCGACGACGTGAAGGTCCTGGCCATCGCGAAGGCGTATGAGTCCGTCACGAAGCACCGCTACTCCCCGCCGCTCGCACCGCCGATCTCCGGCGAGGTGTTCGACTACAAGCGCCAGGCGAAGAAGCCCTATGTGCGTGACTTCAAGGCTCCGGTCCTGACCGCCTCCACCACCGCCACCTACGGACGGAACAACACGATGATCCTCTCCGGCACGGTGGCCGATGCCAACGGCATCGACCGCCTGGAGGTGAGCCTCGCCGGCCAGCTGGTGTCCGCGGTTGTCGAAGGCAACACCTGGACCGCCGTCCTGCCCGGAGACGCCGCCGCCAACGTGTTCCTCGCGAACGCCACCTCGGTGGATGTCCTGGTGCTCGCCGTTGACCCGGCCGGCAACGCGACCTCCGCGAAGGTCAACGTGACGCTCTGA